In a single window of the Populus alba chromosome 16, ASM523922v2, whole genome shotgun sequence genome:
- the LOC118028973 gene encoding uncharacterized protein isoform X2 has protein sequence MKHSCLNSKMALFYHFHGILLLCMSFSSESATAATFSNVSDRLALLDFRRLITQDPHKIMSSWNDSIHFCNWIGVSCNSSNGRVVTLNLESQSLVGSIPPSVGNLTYLTGINLLNNSFHGELPEELGRLSRLQHINVSFNSFGGKIPANLTYCTELTVFSAAVNKLTGEIPHQLSSLTKLVFLRFGGNQLTGSIPSWIGNFSSLSFLSLALNNLRGSIPNELGQLTGLGYFQVYGNYLSGTIPTSIFNISSIYFFSVAQNQLHGQLPPNVGVILPALEIFAGGVNYFTGPIPVSLSNASGLQILDFSTNGLTGTIPKNLGTLKSLVRLNFELNNLGNGEVDGLNFLSSLANCTSLEVLRLSENNFGGELHNSIGNLSTQLKILILGQNLIHGNIPAEIENLVNLNLLGLEGNYLTGSVPDLIGKLKKLEGLHLNVNRFSGSIPSALGNLTRLTRLFLEENRFEGNIPSSLGNCTSLQNLYLSSNNLNGTIPEEVLGLSSLSISLVMSNNSLTGSLSLKVGNLHNLMELDISGNKLSGTIPSTLGSCISLERLHLEGNKFEGLIPESLETLRGLEELDLSENNLTGKVPEFLGRFSGLRHLNLSHNNLEGEVSRDGIFANASAFSVVGNDKLCGGIPELHLPPCSRKKPRGPLSFKVVIPATIAAVFISVLLCSLSICIRRKLQRNSNKPPPAEQQVGISYSELIKSTNGFAAENLIGSGSFGSVYKGILSGEGRIVAIKIMNLLQKGASKSFIDECNALRSIRHRNLLKIITACSTVDHQGNDFKGLVFEFMSNGNLDQWLHPTTEQQYRTKKLSFTQRLNIAVDVASALDYLHNHCETTIVHCDLKPSNVLLDDDMTAHVGDFGLAKFLSEASKNPSITQTISAALKGSIGYIPPEYGMRGEVSVLGDVYSYGILLLEMFTEKRPTDDMFEGDLNIHKFADMAFPSNVMAIVDPSMLAEEEISENEINEHGIEERAIIHNNDFQVNRTSNIEECLVSLMEIGLSCSNKSPGKRMAMNIVVNKLQAIRDSFFRSINRSGPSNIQEDH, from the exons ATGAAGCATTCTTGCTTGAATTCCAAGATGGCTTTGTTTTATCATTTCCATGGAATTCTCCTTTTATGCATGAGCTTCAGCTCGGAATCTGCTACAGCAGCTACTTTTTCAAATGTGTCCGATCGACTTGCTTTACTCGACTTCAGGAGACTGATAACTCAAGATCCACACAAAATCATGAGTTCATGGAATGATTCAATCCATTTCTGCAATTGGATTGGTGTTTCATGCAATTCATCTAATGGAAGAGTTGTAACTTTGAACCTGGAGTCTCAGAGTTTGGTTGGCTCTATACCGCCTTCTGTAGGAAATCTTACATATCTGACAGGCATCAACCTGCTAAACAACAGCTTCCATGGTGAACTTCCTGAAGAGCTGGGTCGTCTATCGCGCTTGCAGCATATCAACGTCTCCTTCAATTCCTTTGGTGGGAAGATTCCCGCTAATCTCACTTACTGCACAGAACTTACTGTATTTAGTGCTGCTGTCAACAAGCTTACTGGGGAGATTCCACACCAGCTTAGTTCATTGACAAAGTTGGTCTTCTTGCGTTTTGGAGGTAATCAGTTAACAGGAAGCATCCCATCTTGGATAGGgaacttttcttctctctcttttctgtcACTTGCACTGAATAATCTACGAGGAAGCATACCAAATGAACTTGGCCAGCTAACTGGATTGGGTTATTTTCAAGTTTATGGCAATTATTTGTCTGGTACGATTCCaacttcaatttttaatatttcttctatATACTTCTTCTCTGTTGCTCAAAACCAGCTGCACGGGCAGTTACCCCCCAATGTAGGTGTGATTCTTCCTGCCTTGGAAATATTTGCTGGGGGTGTTAACTATTTTACAGGACCCATACCTGTATCACTGTCAAATGCTTCTGGACTTCagattcttgatttttctacaAATGGTCTCACTGGAACTATTCCGAAAAATCTAGGAACCTTGAAAAGTTTGGTTAGACTCAATTTTGAGCTAAACAACCTAGGAAACGGGGAAGTGGATGGTTTGAATTTTCTTAGTTCTTTGGCCAACTGCACCAGCCTAGAGGTGTTACGTCTTTCAGAAAATAATTTCGGAGGAGAATTGCATAACTCCATAGGGAACCTTTCAACccagttaaaaattttaattttaggacAAAATCTGATCCATGGAAACATCCCTGCTGAGATTGAGAACCTAGTTAACTTGAACCTCCTGGGATTGGAAGGTAACTACCTGACTGGCAGTGTTCCTGATCTTATCGGGAAGCTGAAGAAATTAGAGGGTTTGCATTTGAATGTCAATAGATTCTCTGGATCAATCCCATCAGCCCTTGGTAACTTGACCAGATTGACTAGGCTTTTCTTGGAGGAAAACAGATTCGAAGGAAACATACCTTCAAGTCTCGGAAACTGCACAAGTCTGCAAAATCTGTATCTTTCGAGCAACAATCTGAACGGAACCATACCCGAAGAGGTTCTTGGTCTTTCATCTCTCTCAATTTCTTTGGTTATGTCTAATAATTCCTTGACTGGTTCCCTATCATTAAAAGTAGGTAACCTACACAATCTCATGGAGTTGGACATATCAGGAAACAAATTGTCAGGTACAATTCCTAGTACACTCGGCAGTTGTATCAGTTTAGAACGCCTTCATTTAGAGGGGAACAAGTTTGAAGGGCTGATTCCAGAATCTTTGGAAACTTTGAGAGGTTTGGAAGAACTAGATCTGtcagaaaataatttaactggGAAGGTCCCTGAATTTCTCGGAAGGTTTTCAGGTCTCAGGCATCTGAATCTTTCTCATAATAATTTAGAGGGGGAAGTGTCAAGAGATGGTATATTTGCAAATGCAAGTGCCTTCTCAGTAGTTGGGAATGATAAGCTCTGTGGAGGTATCCCAGAATTGCATTTACCTCCATGCTCCAGGAAAAAACCCAGAGGACCTCTTTCCTTCAAGGTAGTAATACCAGCAACAATTGCAGCAGTATTCATTTCTGTTCTATTGTGCTCTCTGTCAATTTGTATCAGAAGAAAGTTACAAAGGAATTCCAACAAACCTCCCCCTGCGGAGCAGCAAGTAGGTATTTCATACTCGGAACTCATAAAATCAACCAATGGATTCGCTGCTGAAAACTTGATTGGTTCTGGAAGTTTTGGATCTGTATACAAAGGAATTCTTTCTGGTGAGGGAAGAATTGTTGCGATTAAGATTATGAACCTTCTTCAGAAAGGTGCTTCAAAAAGTTTCATTGATGAATGTAATGCTTTAAGAAGCATAAGGCATCGTAATCTCCTGAAGATCATCACTGCTTGCTCGACCGTTGATCATCAAGGTAATGATTTCAAAGGTCTTGTTTTTGAGTTCATGTCTAATGGCAATCTAGACCAGTGGCTACATCCAACAACTGAACAGCAATATCGAACCAAGAAATTGAGCTTTACTCAAAGACTGAATATTGCCGTTGATGTTGCTTCTGCATTGGATTATCTCCACAACCATTGTGAAACCACAATTGTTCATTGTGATTTAAAGCCAAGCAACGTGCTCCTTGATGACGATATGACAGCCCACGTTGGTGACTTTGGATTAGCTAAATTCCTCTCTGAAGCATCCAAGAATCCCTCCATAACTCAAACAATTTCTGCAGCTTTAAAGGGTTCAATTGGCTACATCCCTCCAG AGTATGGGATGAGAGGCGAAGTTTCTGTACTTGGAGATGTTTACAGCTATGGAATACTACTGCTAGAGATGTTCACAGAAAAAAGACCTACCGATGACATGTTCGAAGGTGATCTAAATATTCACAAGTTTGCTGATATGGCTTTCCCTAGCAATGTCATGGCTATCGTTGACCCATCGATGCTAGCTGAAGAAGAGATTTCTGAGAATGAGATAAATGAACATGGTATAGAAGAAAGAGCAATAATCCACAATAATGATTTTCAAGTCAACAGGACAAGCAACATTGAGGAATGCCTGGTGTCTCTTATGGAAATCGGACTCTCATGCTCCAACAAATCACCTGGGAAACGGATGGCGATGAACATAGTTGTGAATAAATTGCAAGCAATCAGAGATTCATTCTTTAGATCTATTAACAGGTCAG gtccatcaaacatccaggaagatcattag
- the LOC118028973 gene encoding uncharacterized protein isoform X1, which translates to MKHSCLNSKMALFYHFHGILLLCMSFSSESATAATFSNVSDRLALLDFRRLITQDPHKIMSSWNDSIHFCNWIGVSCNSSNGRVVTLNLESQSLVGSIPPSVGNLTYLTGINLLNNSFHGELPEELGRLSRLQHINVSFNSFGGKIPANLTYCTELTVFSAAVNKLTGEIPHQLSSLTKLVFLRFGGNQLTGSIPSWIGNFSSLSFLSLALNNLRGSIPNELGQLTGLGYFQVYGNYLSGTIPTSIFNISSIYFFSVAQNQLHGQLPPNVGVILPALEIFAGGVNYFTGPIPVSLSNASGLQILDFSTNGLTGTIPKNLGTLKSLVRLNFELNNLGNGEVDGLNFLSSLANCTSLEVLRLSENNFGGELHNSIGNLSTQLKILILGQNLIHGNIPAEIENLVNLNLLGLEGNYLTGSVPDLIGKLKKLEGLHLNVNRFSGSIPSALGNLTRLTRLFLEENRFEGNIPSSLGNCTSLQNLYLSSNNLNGTIPEEVLGLSSLSISLVMSNNSLTGSLSLKVGNLHNLMELDISGNKLSGTIPSTLGSCISLERLHLEGNKFEGLIPESLETLRGLEELDLSENNLTGKVPEFLGRFSGLRHLNLSHNNLEGEVSRDGIFANASAFSVVGNDKLCGGIPELHLPPCSRKKPRGPLSFKVVIPATIAAVFISVLLCSLSICIRRKLQRNSNKPPPAEQQVGISYSELIKSTNGFAAENLIGSGSFGSVYKGILSGEGRIVAIKIMNLLQKGASKSFIDECNALRSIRHRNLLKIITACSTVDHQGNDFKGLVFEFMSNGNLDQWLHPTTEQQYRTKKLSFTQRLNIAVDVASALDYLHNHCETTIVHCDLKPSNVLLDDDMTAHVGDFGLAKFLSEASKNPSITQTISAALKGSIGYIPPEYGMRGEVSVLGDVYSYGILLLEMFTEKRPTDDMFEGDLNIHKFADMAFPSNVMAIVDPSMLAEEEISENEINEHGIEERAIIHNNDFQVNRTSNIEECLVSLMEIGLSCSNKSPGKRMAMNIVVNKLQAIRDSFFRSINRSGGATRIGSSVRGGRKTGEAGPSNIQEDH; encoded by the exons ATGAAGCATTCTTGCTTGAATTCCAAGATGGCTTTGTTTTATCATTTCCATGGAATTCTCCTTTTATGCATGAGCTTCAGCTCGGAATCTGCTACAGCAGCTACTTTTTCAAATGTGTCCGATCGACTTGCTTTACTCGACTTCAGGAGACTGATAACTCAAGATCCACACAAAATCATGAGTTCATGGAATGATTCAATCCATTTCTGCAATTGGATTGGTGTTTCATGCAATTCATCTAATGGAAGAGTTGTAACTTTGAACCTGGAGTCTCAGAGTTTGGTTGGCTCTATACCGCCTTCTGTAGGAAATCTTACATATCTGACAGGCATCAACCTGCTAAACAACAGCTTCCATGGTGAACTTCCTGAAGAGCTGGGTCGTCTATCGCGCTTGCAGCATATCAACGTCTCCTTCAATTCCTTTGGTGGGAAGATTCCCGCTAATCTCACTTACTGCACAGAACTTACTGTATTTAGTGCTGCTGTCAACAAGCTTACTGGGGAGATTCCACACCAGCTTAGTTCATTGACAAAGTTGGTCTTCTTGCGTTTTGGAGGTAATCAGTTAACAGGAAGCATCCCATCTTGGATAGGgaacttttcttctctctcttttctgtcACTTGCACTGAATAATCTACGAGGAAGCATACCAAATGAACTTGGCCAGCTAACTGGATTGGGTTATTTTCAAGTTTATGGCAATTATTTGTCTGGTACGATTCCaacttcaatttttaatatttcttctatATACTTCTTCTCTGTTGCTCAAAACCAGCTGCACGGGCAGTTACCCCCCAATGTAGGTGTGATTCTTCCTGCCTTGGAAATATTTGCTGGGGGTGTTAACTATTTTACAGGACCCATACCTGTATCACTGTCAAATGCTTCTGGACTTCagattcttgatttttctacaAATGGTCTCACTGGAACTATTCCGAAAAATCTAGGAACCTTGAAAAGTTTGGTTAGACTCAATTTTGAGCTAAACAACCTAGGAAACGGGGAAGTGGATGGTTTGAATTTTCTTAGTTCTTTGGCCAACTGCACCAGCCTAGAGGTGTTACGTCTTTCAGAAAATAATTTCGGAGGAGAATTGCATAACTCCATAGGGAACCTTTCAACccagttaaaaattttaattttaggacAAAATCTGATCCATGGAAACATCCCTGCTGAGATTGAGAACCTAGTTAACTTGAACCTCCTGGGATTGGAAGGTAACTACCTGACTGGCAGTGTTCCTGATCTTATCGGGAAGCTGAAGAAATTAGAGGGTTTGCATTTGAATGTCAATAGATTCTCTGGATCAATCCCATCAGCCCTTGGTAACTTGACCAGATTGACTAGGCTTTTCTTGGAGGAAAACAGATTCGAAGGAAACATACCTTCAAGTCTCGGAAACTGCACAAGTCTGCAAAATCTGTATCTTTCGAGCAACAATCTGAACGGAACCATACCCGAAGAGGTTCTTGGTCTTTCATCTCTCTCAATTTCTTTGGTTATGTCTAATAATTCCTTGACTGGTTCCCTATCATTAAAAGTAGGTAACCTACACAATCTCATGGAGTTGGACATATCAGGAAACAAATTGTCAGGTACAATTCCTAGTACACTCGGCAGTTGTATCAGTTTAGAACGCCTTCATTTAGAGGGGAACAAGTTTGAAGGGCTGATTCCAGAATCTTTGGAAACTTTGAGAGGTTTGGAAGAACTAGATCTGtcagaaaataatttaactggGAAGGTCCCTGAATTTCTCGGAAGGTTTTCAGGTCTCAGGCATCTGAATCTTTCTCATAATAATTTAGAGGGGGAAGTGTCAAGAGATGGTATATTTGCAAATGCAAGTGCCTTCTCAGTAGTTGGGAATGATAAGCTCTGTGGAGGTATCCCAGAATTGCATTTACCTCCATGCTCCAGGAAAAAACCCAGAGGACCTCTTTCCTTCAAGGTAGTAATACCAGCAACAATTGCAGCAGTATTCATTTCTGTTCTATTGTGCTCTCTGTCAATTTGTATCAGAAGAAAGTTACAAAGGAATTCCAACAAACCTCCCCCTGCGGAGCAGCAAGTAGGTATTTCATACTCGGAACTCATAAAATCAACCAATGGATTCGCTGCTGAAAACTTGATTGGTTCTGGAAGTTTTGGATCTGTATACAAAGGAATTCTTTCTGGTGAGGGAAGAATTGTTGCGATTAAGATTATGAACCTTCTTCAGAAAGGTGCTTCAAAAAGTTTCATTGATGAATGTAATGCTTTAAGAAGCATAAGGCATCGTAATCTCCTGAAGATCATCACTGCTTGCTCGACCGTTGATCATCAAGGTAATGATTTCAAAGGTCTTGTTTTTGAGTTCATGTCTAATGGCAATCTAGACCAGTGGCTACATCCAACAACTGAACAGCAATATCGAACCAAGAAATTGAGCTTTACTCAAAGACTGAATATTGCCGTTGATGTTGCTTCTGCATTGGATTATCTCCACAACCATTGTGAAACCACAATTGTTCATTGTGATTTAAAGCCAAGCAACGTGCTCCTTGATGACGATATGACAGCCCACGTTGGTGACTTTGGATTAGCTAAATTCCTCTCTGAAGCATCCAAGAATCCCTCCATAACTCAAACAATTTCTGCAGCTTTAAAGGGTTCAATTGGCTACATCCCTCCAG AGTATGGGATGAGAGGCGAAGTTTCTGTACTTGGAGATGTTTACAGCTATGGAATACTACTGCTAGAGATGTTCACAGAAAAAAGACCTACCGATGACATGTTCGAAGGTGATCTAAATATTCACAAGTTTGCTGATATGGCTTTCCCTAGCAATGTCATGGCTATCGTTGACCCATCGATGCTAGCTGAAGAAGAGATTTCTGAGAATGAGATAAATGAACATGGTATAGAAGAAAGAGCAATAATCCACAATAATGATTTTCAAGTCAACAGGACAAGCAACATTGAGGAATGCCTGGTGTCTCTTATGGAAATCGGACTCTCATGCTCCAACAAATCACCTGGGAAACGGATGGCGATGAACATAGTTGTGAATAAATTGCAAGCAATCAGAGATTCATTCTTTAGATCTATTAACAGGTCAG GAGGAGCAACCAGGATTGGATCTTCTGTTAGGGGAGGTCGCAAGACAGGCGAAGCAG gtccatcaaacatccaggaagatcattag